From the genome of Prunus persica cultivar Lovell chromosome G8, Prunus_persica_NCBIv2, whole genome shotgun sequence:
CTCAATGACATGATCGTAATGGCTCAATTAGAGGTGGCGGGAGAGATAAATTTCTCAACTTCAGTGCACATTGAATCTCCTTTACTCTACGTGTACTGGGTCTATCTTGTAAAGTTTCCAACTTGGTCATTTCATTTTTGGTGAACTTTGCAGGACCCGGTGTTGATGGAGATTATGGTCCATACCGGCAATCAGAAAGAAATTCTTTGTACAAGCAATACGCTGAGAAGCTTTTAGAGTCTGGTTATGTCTATCGCTGCTTTTGTTCTAGTGAGGTGATTCTCTTCTGTATTTGAGTCTTCAAGCATGTCTTCACTTATCAAATAATAagattagaaaatgaaaatattcttGTAATAGATTTACGAATGGAAATTCTAAAGGAGTATGAATGACTTGATGACTTGCCCTTGTGTTTTGTTGATGTTTATGCCTTgtttagtttgttgttgttcaTACCTTTCTAGCTTATTCTGAAAGAAATTTAGATGAAAATTTGCTtcatatttttgggttttttaggCATCATAAGTCCTGTTATTTGTTCAATCTGTGTTCATACTAAAGCGCAATGCTAATGTACATCTGCAATCTTAACCTTATTCTCTCCAGGAACTagagaaaatgaaggagaTTGCGAAACTAAAACAACTGCCTCCAGTATACACAGGGAAGTGGGCCAATGCAACAGACAAAGAAGTACAAGAAGAGCTTCAAAGAGGAACTCCTTACACATATCGGTTTCGTGTGCCAAAGGAAGGAAGTTTGAAAATCAATGACCTTATTCGAGGCGaggttagttttttttttttttttttttaaataaatattttggttATTGGGTTGGGAGCGCTTAGGAACTCCTAGTATGGTAAAGTTTGTTGTTCACTAACTTAAAGTAATTCATCTTAACTTCGACAACCatcaaatttttaattaagtaTTATAGGCTTTTAACTTTGTATAGTGTCATGAAGGTCAGTTGGAACTTGGACACTCTTGGAGATTTTGTAATTATGAGAAGCAATGGTCAACCAGTGTACAATTTTTGCGTGACAGTTGATGATGCTACCATGGCTATCTCACATGTTATTaggtaataagaataagatcTTCAACATGGATGAGAGTGTGCTATTTGCCAATCTATTTCACCACTTCACCACTATTGTTTCTTGGATTTTGGTTCATCTCTTTATTATGTCATGTGACTCACACAACATTTGCATTCAGAGCAGAGGAGCATTTACCAAATACTCTAAGGCAAGCATTAATATATAAGGTAAATTTCTAAACTCATGTCCtgattttctttctgtttgggTTTCTAATATAGAACTACAgtgaagcttttttttttttactccaaaaaaaaataattctgaCTACCATACCAACACAGGCTCTAGGATTCCCAATGCCTCACTTTGCACATGTTTCCTTAATTCTTGCACCGGACCGGAGTAAGCTGTCAAAGAGGCATGGCGCAACTTCAGTGGGCCAGGTAGTCATCTAAATATAGTTTTCGTTACTTGCTAAGAATGTTGGGCTACAGGAGGTTTCTTCCATGGTTTCCTTGAGGTCCAACCCCACCATTCTCCTACCGATTTCCTTTATTCAAGAGTTTCTTTGTTAATATTAATAGATATTCCTGATAACTAACTACTAGAACTTAACAGTACAGGGAGATGGGCTATCTACCCCAGGCAATGGTGAACTACTTGGCACTGTTAGGTTGGGGTGATGGCACtgaaaatgaatttttcaCCCTGGACCACCTAGGTTTGTGAAATCACTTTATCACCCTCGTGCTCCCTTTTATACTCAGAGACCGACTGCTCAGCTTACATGCGCTGTTTAAATATCTAAGTGTTTTGTTTACTAATAATTTCAGTTGAGAAATTTTCAATTGGTCGTGTCAACAAAAGTGGTGCCATTTTTGACTCTACCAAGCTAAGGTAATTATAGCTTTAAATCTACTATATGAAGAGGACGATTGTTTAAGATTTCTTCTACCTAGCATTTCCTTCTGTTGGAGAAACTGATTGAGTGAGCATTTTGCAGTTGCATGGTTGTTTTGTTGGTATAGGTTTTCCTGATTTACTGTGGATCATGTCTATGAGAATTTAGGCTGCTTTTTGAATTCTTGAATTAATTGCTTCACTGaggttttttttctaattatattCTCATACGTTTACAAACTATAGGTGGATGAATGGTCAACACTTGAGAGCACTTCCATCAGAGGAGTTGATAAAGCTTATTGGTGAGCAATGGAAAAGTACTGGCATCCTTACAGAGTCAGAGGGTTCATTTGTTGAAGTAAGACTCATCTCCTCCACATTTTCATTTTACAGGTTATCTTAGTTTGTAAATTTAGAGGAACAGTGTCTAAGGTCATTAATGCTGTGCATTGCTGTGGATGATACTTTTGTTAAGAACAAGACTATTTGTGGTCTATGATTTTTCATAATAGGTCTACTGTGTCCAGGGGAGCTTCTTCACTTCCCAATTATTTCAATACAAGTTAAAGTTCCCCTTAAATTGAAGTGTTTTCTGCTTTTTGACAACCTcaatgttttttatattttatattttataatgatGAAAAGTGAGGCATGTCTACTATGTAATTTTGTAGGATGCAGTTCAGTTGCTCAAGGATGGGATTGATTTGACACCAGATTCAGATAAAGCACTCTCAAACTTGTTATCGTACCCTTTACATGAAACTTTATCCAGGTGATCTTGATTTTTTGTCGCACTTACTCTGGTTATTTGGcctctttttgttgttgttgttgttggaaaaTATATCATTGAATTGGCATTCTGAAAGGTTCATAAGAATTTCAGAGAGATTGATAACAATCGCTCTAATCGAATATCAAAAACTGCTCAACCACTTCACAACTTTGATATGCTTTTGCTGACTTTTCGGATGGCCatttatttccttctggaatgTTGTTGTGGTTCATTATCATAAGTTATGGGGATTATGTATTGAATTGGATGAACTTGCATTTAGCCCTCCATTTGAAACAATAATATGTAAGCAACAGCTTAGTATCCTAAGGGTACGCTAGCATGTTGAAACATGAATGTGGGCTAAGACATTATATCGAACATAAGACAGTGCTCTCACACAGATAGACAAAAATATGGATTTATTTCAATGGAAGGGTGGAATATTCCTAAGTTGATGTTGCGTTGAGGTTTACCACTTCAAATGTATATGGCCTTCTGTTCTTCAAATCACCATATTTGTCTTGTAACGAGTAAGCTATGTTTGAAGAAGGGGATGCTTTGTTGGCTATTGATGTTAACAGAACTACTATATGTGTATGATAACTATGAATTTGTTTGTCATGGCTGCAGTCCTGAAGCCAAACCAGTCTTAGAGGACAAACTTTCTGAGTTTGCAGGCAGCTTCATAGCTGCTTATGACAGTGGTGAACTACTTGCTGCACTCGAAGAAGGCCATGCTGGTTGGCAGAAATGGGTGAAGAGCTTTGGCAAATCACTGAAGCGCAAGGtggcttctctctctttcattgttcatttatttttcaacctTTTCATGAACTTCTCTCCATTTCTGgctaataaaatgaaaattttgtgcATTCCAAATCTTAATGGCAGGGGAAATCACTGTTCATGCCTCTCCGAGTGCTGTTAACAGGAAAGCTTCATGGCCCGGATATAGGGGCTAGCGTGCTTTTACTGCATAATGGTGGAAAATCTGGTATTATTGCTCCTCAAGCTGAGTTTGTGACATTGGATGAGAGGTTCAGAGTATTGAGAAAAGTTGACTGGGAAGCGTTAACCAAGAACCAGTCTCAGCTGGAGACTGCCGCCACTGTATCAACTTGAGAGTTCAGAGTTTTCAGGTTTTTTTATCAACTTGAGAGTTCagtgttttcagttttttttatcaacTTGAGAGTTCacagttttcagttttttttctttgttttagcTTGCACATGAAGTTATTCATCACAATCGTATTTTTGGGAGAAAACGAAATTTTTACCAAGTTACATAATCATTTATCATGACAAGTATGCACAGCCAATGAAGAACACAATATTAACCAGCGAGACACCAACAAGAGAAGAATAAGATTTGACAAACTGGTATCCATCACAAtcggtttttcttttttggcacATGAAGTTATACATTTTAGGGCAAAATCGGATTTTTTACTGAGTTACATAAGCATTTATTATGACAAGTACGCACAGCCAAAGAAGAACACTCACCAGCGAGACACcaagaagagaagaataagATTTGACGAACTGGTATCCATCacaatccttttttttttcacttgaacATGAAGTTATCCATCACAGTTGTATTTTGCTAAAGCGAAATTTTTACTGAGTTACATAATAGTTTATTATGACAAGTATGCACAGCCAATGAAGAACACAATATGACCAGCGAGACATCAACAAGAGAGGAATAAGATTTGACAAACTGGTATAAAACACAATCTGCAGACTTGAACAGACCAAGAAGCCATGCccgtttctttttctcctttgtagtctttttgttttacttttcttttctccttttcaatctgtttgttttgcttttaattCCAAACCCAATTAACACATTTCTTGCACCCCGTCacattaacaataaaaaataaaaaaaattctttgtttcttgTACTCTTATTCCAATCTCtggatgatttttttacttttattcttttaattcTTAGAAGATAAAAGTTTTAGATCTAGAAAGGATGCGTCTTCAAGGGAGTATGCAAATGAAATAGGCAAAATTGTACTATAACAATCTAAGTAGCATGTTGCCTACCCATTTGCCTTGTGAAAAAAGTTAGAATGGTTTTATGTAATTAAatccaagagagagagagaaagagagagaggtgttCACAAGTTTTACTCGTTATGCAACTGTGGAAATAAAGGGCATCAGGTttcgtttgtttttcttttttcttttttctgccCCAAGGGTTCGACCGTACTGAAAACATGGATGTTGAAGCCTGTACTGTGAACATTGTAGGAGATATTTTTGGTGAACCCATTATTGGTCATCATTTAACGGCCATAATTTTGTTCACTGGTTAAATGGGCCAATCCTGCTAAAGCTGCCTGATAGATAATGAccagattttttatttatttatttttttcagaaaaagaaCTGCCAAATGAATGAGAGGCCCGTATATGGTTCACCCACCAGTAAGGatcaaatgaaaactaaaaattttactttttggtCCTCAATTTTGATCCTTTCTTACATTGAATTTTGAGAGTTGGGCAAGTTTTTTTGAGGACATCAAGTGGGGCATAATGACAGTTCAGTACAGAAATATTATCCACATACATCTGAGCACACTTAGCACCTTACAATCTTGGCATAATATCCACACTcagaaaaatattcaaaaatatatacagcCTAGACAAAATAGGAAAttcaaagaagaaatttgtACAAATTGTTGCAGAAACTTGCCcatcagaaaacaaaagccaCATCTTCTGTTCTACACCCAATTCACtgtaaaaaaatatacttAGCCAgaaaacaagagagagagagagagagtaatggCTTTGGAAAACTGTTTGCAACTAAGCACAGTGTGCACTACAAGAGTTGGTGCTGCACAATGCTATCAGCCATTTTCTTCCAGGGAAAGGCTTATTGTGCCAACCTGCAATGGATTGAAGAAATCTGTTTTGaaattctcttcatcttcatcttttgCTCCTTCCAATAAATCCCACAGATCCCGCTTTATTTGCAAGGCTCGTGAAGCTGTGAATGAAGGTTAGCTGCACAGTCTCTGCTATtattgttgtttgtttctgattaattcttaattatttatgttgaatGTCACTCTCCCTTGATTTCGTTAGGAATCTTGTAACTTCTATATGTAGATGTATGACAactagaagaagaaatgaCAACAGATATTAGTGCAATGAACAACTCAAGAAGGTGTTGAAAGCAGCTACAGTTATTAACCACTTACAGAATTGACAATTGAGTTTATTATGCAAtatcttcttttgcttttttttaattgatggCAATTTTTTGCTACGCAAAATTTGTTCTTTCGTATATAATACCCATGTCGTGTTGGTCACATGACCAGTTATtttcatacatatatatgtacagtAGAGTGTATGCAAGTTAGTGAGTTCATTGACTCGTGCAAACTCTGCAGTTCAAGTGGTGAATGATTCAAGTTGGAATAACCTGGTGATTGCAAGTGAGGACCCAGTTCTGGTAGAATTTTGGGCACCGTGGTGTGGACCATGCAGGATGATTGCCCCAGTGATCGACGAACTGGCGAAAGAGTATGCTGGGAAGATAGCATGTTTCAAGCTCAATACTGATGACAGCCCTAACATTGCCACTCAATATGGCATAAGGAGCATACCAACTGTGCTTTTCTTCAAGAATGGAGAGAAGAAGGAGAGCGTTATTGGAGCAGTGCCCAAGTCCACCTTGTCTGCCACCATAGAAAAATATGTAGATCTTTAAAGAGGGAAATGATGTATACAGACTTTTAGTGTGAGCCACCATGCTTGTGCTCATGAAGCTATTCATTGTTAATCTTCAATTAACTCCTCGTTTTGAATTCATATAATTTCTTATTGTTGTTTCCTTCCTGTAACCTTTAACCTTTTATTTTACTCAACTTTTCATGTACCCCCTAAAACAACTATATATTTCTACACATTGAAAATTGGGGCCAACTGTCGAAATACATGGAGGCCTCTAGGAAATTCTaaagagtttttctatttaaaccctcacttctctttgttcaccccaacttctaattcaaattttcacaattctcAAAAAACCCCactatcttcccaaactatccctaaatacacacctacagaaaaggaaaaaaaaaaaaaaaaatcatcaacctcACACCCCACACTCCGCTATCTTGCTCCTTGCTACTCTAAGTTCATCTCAACCTCACAttacttaaaatatataaaaacactTTCGTCAAATGTGTAGtagcattattttattattaattttttaaatttgttttattttcatgttcAACAAAGCAAACCCATGTGACAATTTCCAGAATATATATCAATCAAAGGCTTAAGCATGCATTATTTCTTTGCTTCACAGTCGAGGTCTAGTTTTGTTTCCcccagttttgtttttttgattacgatgattattattattatttatgatttgtttgcttgattatgaTTTACCGTATTTAGGTTTGTGAAGAAAAGATGAGAGTGTAGTAGGTTTCttagattgaaaaaaaaagagtaatatGACAATAGGGTGTAAAGGGGTTTGTgcttttctaaaacttaatatgaagagtggtgggGGTGTATGAGGTGTGTGTATAAATGTACTAgggttaagtattaagttggatgacttttttttgtctttttacacaataataaaacttaagagcttaatgatttaagtattagggtgaacaaagaaaagtgtggggtttaaataaaaaaactcaatccTAAACCTAAGGAGAAAGAAACGACTCCTAGTAACTCcctataattaattatactttattttaataatattttaaacatCTAGTTTATGCTAACCATTTTTGGTCTACATTTTTTTCAATGgtttgagttgaaattttataaaagcTCCTTAAATAGCTTTTTAAcgtttttattaaatttcaacTAAAAAAATTGGGAGCATGATTTTAAATGCTCTTACAACTCCATATTCTGCTTAGAATTGAGTAGAAGAAGACGGCAAGTATTTGAAGAATTAGGTGCACAGTTAGACATTTGATGAAAAAGGACGATTACACCAACACTCAATAGGTTTTGGTGCCTTGTCAACTTAAAATTACATACACAACCACCAGTAAGGTCAACCAACTAACTTCCATGTAGTCAGAGAAAAAGACTAAATTTCACTCTCATAACTAGTGGTTTCTATCATGTATACTGGAAACGCCTATTGGAattgaaaataacaaatacaCGCCCAAGGAATAGGTGGGAAATACAATTCTATGATTGGAAGAACAGATCCAACCAAGGAGATCTCATTTGCACTCTTCAACCCCTCTACCCAAAGGAAAAAAGTTACTACTAGGAAAAAAGATATGTAGTATACCATTATGAcgagatttttaaaaattaaaggaaaaaaaattgaagtacATTTAAAACCACAAGAAAATGAGCCCCATCAGCCACACAACCAGCCAccaaatttcctttttatatataaataacagATTAGTACAAAGTGGGAGCGACAGCCCTGTCAACTATTTCATTTCATCCATGCACTGCCATCTTCCACAGGGCCAGAGGCAACTCTGCCATTTCTCGTGCTGCACAAGCAGCTAAATCAAGAACCGGTGAAACGAGCATCAACATGATCACAAAGGCTTTCAAGGGGAAtgtttccaatcaaattgaagATTGTTAAAGCCGTTAACCGCTCCAAGCCCACTAAGTAGCTGGTTCCCCATATCCTGTTGTTgatgatgcatactttgttctcGAGCCATTGATGCCATTCCCACCCTTCCATTCATAACAGAATTATTTCCCATTGCACTTCTTATTCCATTACCCATGGAAGGCTGACCAAGTCCACCCATACTCCCAAATCCAGCACCCCCAATACCCGAGTTACTACTGTTAGTCATGCCATTCCCTGACAGACAGTTGCCGCCATTCATTCCTGTGTTGTTGCTTGTTGACAAAATCCCATTAACATTTTTCACATCGTTTCCCAGAGAACCCACGCCAACCATACTGCCCGCGCCATTCAGCTGGTTGGACATCATCATTTCGTGTATTATTTTCTGGACAGAGCTCTGGGAATCGCTTGGATCAGCCTCACCGGAAATGGTTGGCTGTTGCATGGATATATTTGCTGGTGAATTTGTTGCACTCATGTGATTGGCAGCTGTCAAGGCACAATGAGATGTTTGAGAGGGATTGTTTGACGAGGGTGTTGGTGACTGGAATGGAGAGGGGTTTGGTTGCGTCTGTGGGATTGTACTAGAAGAACCAGGGGATGGAATCTGAACAGAATTTCCTCCATAGGGACTGTTTGCATTATTCATTGAGCTTTGCTGTCTGGAATTCATGGAATTTTGATGGAGGAGCCCAACAATGGTGCTTGCAGAGGTAGAGGTGGATGCTGCGTTCAGAACATTATTTACACTAGCCATACCATTACTGGCAGCAAGTTGCATAGTCGTGGCCTGGACAGAGCTTGGATCGGAGTTTGGATTCTGGCCCATcggttgttgttgctgttgttgctgttgctgctgctgcatttGCTCCTCGGACTGTTGTGTTTGACCGTGAAACCCAGATGAAGCACTCGTCCTTCGAGGAAACTTGGCCAAGCTCTCTGAAAGAAAACATTAGCAATGAACTACCATGTGGCAATCAAACAATCCTATATTATAGTGGAGCTACTAACATACAATGAATTAATTGCAAGCATTCAGCCTCAAGAATAACTTGTACAATTTTAAGGGCATAGAAATAGGTGCCCATAATATAATGCTTTAAATTGCCATGATATCATGCAACCATATGGCATTCAGGGAATTGTGCATGTCTTCACAAGTAACCGTGAAAAATAGCACAGGGGCTTGATTTTCTAACTACGAGACAGGCAAAATTTCATGTTATGGAAGCTTGGTAATCCAGCAGCAGCCTCATTCACTCCCATGAAGATAAATAtcgttcttcttgtttttgttctctAACTATTGTTAATCACCGGGACACTCTTATGTCCCCTCCCCTTACCTCTTAAAATatccaacttttttttctaGCATAACTTCAACAATAAACTGTGATATATCTCTTGCCTCCATAATTTAATTTCCCCTTATCCTTTCAGAGCCTTCTGCTATTCTtagaatttgtattttgttttaagCATCATGGCTGAAGCTGATTCTACATCTCAGGAATTAGATATTTCTAGTACAAACAAGATAGAAAGGATCAAGCTGCTATGTTGCTTATTAGTTTTGGGTCAGGAAAATTGAGGTTTTACCTTGTGGGGCCTACCGGCAATGtcaattgaagttgaaaagaTCTTTTATGGTTTTGAAGTTCAAGTTACGAGTAGTCTAGGATTAAGGCAGCTCTTAAAATTAGCTCTTTAGTTTAATTTCCAGCAAGCATCCTTCTCAGATTTCCACATAATTCACCATCAAGATTCAACGATATTTTCACCTCCAAATCAATTTACATATCCTAAACCCCTCTTTCTACAAACCCAAGACTTGAAACCTAACTTGCAATCTGAAAACCCACCACACAAGCATACATAAGCAGGTTTCTCCCAATTTATCACTTCTAGGCACCAGGTCATTAGTTCACATACTCTTCTTCCACTAAGTGCTGTTCTTACAATTTCCTCTGATCTCCTCAACAATAGTAATAAAATGCAAATATGAAAGCAGAAGCTTTACTGCAAAGCTACATACCGAATCTAATCCACAGAAAATTACAGGCTTCATTTGTTATTCCTACGAAATTAACATATTTTTTAGTTCTAAATTTTTAACTCATTACGTCTTATTATGTGGaaactaaatatttttaattttttatgtagtATAAAGATTGTCTCTGTAAAGTAACAattgaataaaagaaagggGAACATATGTTTGAATTATCATTAATTATTTAGTTAACATAGAAAAATCAGGCTTACCCATAGGTCCAGTCCCTGTCTCTCGGCTGTAATCAATCAAGTCTTTCATACTATTAACCACTTCTGAAATCTGCATTGcaccccaaaaagaaatattaacaatgaCAATGGTCAATCAGGCTGCAAGCAAACTCAGTTACATGGTTCACTAACATGGGACCACAATTTGTTTGAAATATCATATATTACACTTCATAAGGAATAAGAAGAGAATATATTGGTCATAAGtttcttttaacaaaaaaaaaaggcatttcTGGCATAAGGACTCCAACTTCAACGATCAAACTTCAACAATCAGATGTTAAACCCAATGTTACACAATAAACTTAAACATTTGACATACTGTGTGttgataatttaatttataacaaACAGTGGATAGAACTAATGCCTCATTAACCAGCCAAAGATGACTgtaaaaaacagaacaaaacacAATTCATACTCATCTTACACTTCCAAGCCAACCCATCAGACAACTCACCAAAGAACATTTCCATTAGTAGGGTGATTGGAACGAAATCATTCAGAAATATTTTTGAATAATTGTCAGACATGTAGAAACATGTAATCAATTTGGTACAGTAggacatataaaaataatctcTCACTTTGCTATTGCAAATTTTGAGACAGTGAACCATGTATACAAACACACAAGCCCCAACATTACATAtgtagaaaaggaaaaacaaaagggtaaaggaaaaaaaaatgatgggATTAAGTCAAAAATATTTCCATCCAAGCGTCCATGCAAATAATGGAGAACTTTATTTCAGGTGTTATAGAAGGGGGATACATGTAACATAGgagcaaaataatttttttgacgAGTTCACATATGTACATATAATCTATATCAGAAAAATGATCCCCGTGCAGAGAAGATAAACACTGGACCAAGAACAAATGCTCCAGCACAATATGCAAAATACAATAGTGTATCTCAAAGCAAAAGATGTTACACAAACTTTGTAATGATGAAAACATATATCCAATCACCATAAGGCTCCTAGTACACAAGGACCATCACAATGCACGGTGACTAGGCAAGGAAATAAGAAATTACCTGAAGACACCTTACATATCTCTTTGTATAACCTAAATCATTTACTAATGGCACTTCCAAGGTTTTCGCTAACTGCCGAGCTGATGATACAAACCTAAACCAAAATTGCACAGGAGGAATTAATCAAACAGAAAAAACTGCAAACCAATCAATCACCAATTTTGCATATACATCAAATACTACAAATAAATAGGCTTTTAAAATCATTTCACCCATATATTTGGTAGACATACAGTAGTTTAACTGAAAAAACTAAGCCCCCACTACATAGAACAAAGGTTGAAACGGAGGCAGGATTTTTCAACACTTAGATTCACTATGTCATTAAGATCTTTACAATGAAACCACCATGTAATttgcaaaatcaaatattcTTTAGTCTcagactctttttttttctttttttcttttttggagaaGCCCTGAAATAAGTAATTAAGAACAGACAAGTTTGagccattaacaaaaaaataagatgGAGCAATATGCGACATTCCCAATAGGCCCTAAGCAAagttaagaagaaaagaaaaagttacaTAACTATACAGCCAAATAATAACTTGATTATGTAATTTCCTgttcacaaaataattaatgacAGCTGATGTCTTTACTAGAAATGTGAGACTATACTTTTTGTAGGCCTAAGGGGTATAGCACATGAACTGATAAAAACAAGAGATCCAGAGTTATAGATGGCATAAGGACTATCCAAATTCCCTCATTACAAACAAGGCATAAAAATAGACAGCCAAATTTCTATCAAAAAGCACTATTCGAAAGCTCAAATATTTccaggcaaaaaaaaaacggAAGCTCAAATATGCACAAGAACGAGACAGAAAGATAAAGAACCTACATATTGCAATTATTTTGTATCTCTGGAAGAGATAAATTGGATGATGCATTTTGAGTAGCAGCCTGGTATTTCTGAGCTGCAGCACCAAGCTGACTAACCTGCATAGAGCAAGTAAATATTATAAATGCACGATACCATATGAATGGTAAATGTACTCAAATTAGTCTCATATACACCAGATGGAGTGACTCTGCTAGTTTGGTATCCAGATTCATATCCAAAGCACATAAACATAATGTAGGACCCTACTCCGACCTTAATCTCACAAATTTATAAATCCTTTACTAAAATCACTGGTTATTGATATAACATAACTAAATATCTACacttactttttaatcaaattaggctcagatttgaatttgaactgATGGGTCTATTTGCTAGgatcaacaaatttttcatcTCCAAAGTCAGCAGAAGCATCTATCTTCTCAGTTACACTAAGTCTTATTTCATCCAAACAATTTACATATcctaacaaacaaaaaaagcttCAAATATATGAATTTGGACGTTTTCTATTTGTCACATGAAGAGAACAGAAAATCCCTAGTTTTGAAAACACAG
Proteins encoded in this window:
- the LOC18768048 gene encoding glutamate--tRNA ligase, chloroplastic/mitochondrial translates to MAALVAMPRIRMKITVFPDAFPPFLCRSYRPKKVSVFHRRRSFSVSASSTKETQDQIRVRFAPSPTGNLHVGGARTALFNYLFARANGGKFVLRIEDTDLERSTKESEEAVLNDLSWLGLDWDEGPGVDGDYGPYRQSERNSLYKQYAEKLLESGYVYRCFCSSEELEKMKEIAKLKQLPPVYTGKWANATDKEVQEELQRGTPYTYRFRVPKEGSLKINDLIRGEVSWNLDTLGDFVIMRSNGQPVYNFCVTVDDATMAISHVIRAEEHLPNTLRQALIYKALGFPMPHFAHVSLILAPDRSKLSKRHGATSVGQYREMGYLPQAMVNYLALLGWGDGTENEFFTLDHLVEKFSIGRVNKSGAIFDSTKLRWMNGQHLRALPSEELIKLIGEQWKSTGILTESEGSFVEDAVQLLKDGIDLTPDSDKALSNLLSYPLHETLSSPEAKPVLEDKLSEFAGSFIAAYDSGELLAALEEGHAGWQKWVKSFGKSLKRKGKSLFMPLRVLLTGKLHGPDIGASVLLLHNGGKSGIIAPQAEFVTLDERFRVLRKVDWEALTKNQSQLETAATVST
- the LOC18767686 gene encoding uncharacterized protein LOC18767686 → MALENCLQLSTVCTTRVGAAQCYQPFSSRERLIVPTCNGLKKSVLKFSSSSSFAPSNKSHRSRFICKAREAVNEVQVVNDSSWNNLVIASEDPVLVEFWAPWCGPCRMIAPVIDELAKEYAGKIACFKLNTDDSPNIATQYGIRSIPTVLFFKNGEKKESVIGAVPKSTLSATIEKYVDL